A window of Eubacteriaceae bacterium ES3 contains these coding sequences:
- the hemC gene encoding hydroxymethylbilane synthase has protein sequence MKIKVGTRGSQLATVQSQWLLDVLKRAHPQIEFEMVIIKTKGDQIQNKPLDKIGDKGLFTKELEDALLSGEIDMAIHSMKDMPSKLPEGLVLTVPPVREDPRDVLLTRHPVKSVMELPKNAVVATGSKRRIAGLKALRSDFEIVGIRGNIDTRIRKMTEQNLDGIVLAAAGLKRINKFESSEYTTIALDEETFIPAPAQGILAVEMKEGNETVEKIMAAVTDQNTLIQMKAERSFLKALNGSCHIPVGAYCQVGEKELTLYGLYGTEDGKTVVTQKLSGQFEEAEELGEKLAASCYQKVHGKKGKVYLAGGGCGDPELITVKAMEILRKADVVVYDALVNESFLKEARSDAEIIYVGKRAANHAMKQEEINALLVEKGLEGKLVLRLKGGDPYVFGRGGEEGEDLYDAGVSFEVIPGITSVIGGLAYAGIPITHRDCVSSFHVVTGHLKSNAYDGSSDLDWETLGKLKGTIVFLMGVKNLEKICAELMKNGMDPEMPAAVVHRASTPYQRVVTGNLKTIYGIATEEKITAPSLIVVGEVVTKREKLQFFDTKPLFGKNIVVTRSREQSSQMSEKIRELGGNPIEYPTIKIVPINEEQLDDKIQKLKDYTHIIFTSVNGVEVFFDGMNRLSKDARAFGDIHITAIGEGTRKALLERGLAADFVPKKYVGEELVEGLAPLLDKSSKVLLPRSKNARIYVAEELSKICSVDEVQSYETIREDLEDVDMGSLLQTGQVDLITFTSSTTVEYFLEKAGADNLPYINQTKTVSIGPQTSQKCLELGINVGIEAEVYTINGMIDAILKEIK, from the coding sequence ATGAAAATAAAAGTTGGAACCAGAGGAAGCCAGTTGGCAACAGTGCAAAGTCAGTGGCTGCTGGATGTTTTAAAGCGTGCCCATCCTCAAATTGAATTCGAGATGGTGATTATTAAAACAAAAGGCGATCAGATCCAGAATAAACCCCTCGATAAGATTGGTGATAAAGGCCTTTTTACCAAAGAGCTGGAAGATGCACTTTTGTCAGGCGAAATCGACATGGCGATCCACAGTATGAAGGATATGCCTTCAAAACTTCCTGAAGGCCTAGTGCTTACGGTTCCGCCAGTCAGAGAAGACCCCCGTGATGTCCTTTTAACCAGACATCCGGTTAAAAGTGTGATGGAACTGCCAAAGAATGCAGTCGTTGCAACGGGCAGCAAAAGGCGGATAGCGGGCCTTAAAGCACTCCGGTCTGATTTTGAAATTGTGGGAATCCGTGGTAATATTGACACCCGAATCCGAAAAATGACAGAACAGAACCTTGATGGAATTGTCCTGGCAGCAGCCGGCTTAAAACGAATCAATAAATTTGAATCGTCTGAATATACGACTATTGCTTTGGATGAAGAGACTTTTATCCCCGCACCGGCCCAGGGAATTTTGGCCGTTGAAATGAAGGAAGGCAATGAAACAGTTGAAAAAATAATGGCTGCGGTGACAGATCAAAATACACTGATTCAGATGAAGGCAGAACGCAGCTTTTTGAAAGCACTAAACGGTTCCTGCCATATTCCAGTGGGGGCTTATTGCCAGGTTGGTGAAAAAGAGTTAACTCTGTATGGCCTTTATGGCACCGAAGACGGGAAGACCGTAGTTACACAAAAATTATCCGGACAATTTGAGGAGGCAGAAGAATTGGGAGAAAAGCTGGCAGCAAGCTGTTATCAGAAGGTACATGGTAAAAAAGGAAAAGTCTATTTGGCTGGTGGCGGCTGTGGAGATCCAGAGCTGATTACTGTCAAAGCCATGGAAATCCTTAGAAAAGCCGATGTCGTAGTTTATGATGCCCTAGTCAATGAAAGCTTTCTAAAAGAAGCCCGGTCTGACGCTGAGATTATCTATGTCGGAAAACGGGCTGCTAATCATGCCATGAAACAGGAAGAGATCAATGCCCTGCTGGTTGAAAAAGGGCTTGAAGGAAAACTGGTTCTGCGTTTAAAAGGCGGCGATCCCTATGTCTTTGGTCGTGGTGGTGAAGAAGGCGAAGATCTTTATGATGCTGGAGTCAGCTTTGAAGTGATACCTGGGATTACCTCTGTTATTGGCGGTCTTGCTTATGCGGGTATTCCTATTACCCATCGGGATTGCGTTTCTTCTTTCCATGTGGTAACCGGTCACTTAAAATCCAATGCTTATGATGGTTCTTCAGATCTGGATTGGGAGACATTAGGAAAACTCAAGGGCACCATTGTTTTCCTGATGGGCGTTAAGAACCTGGAAAAGATTTGCGCTGAGCTGATGAAAAACGGTATGGATCCTGAGATGCCGGCAGCAGTGGTACACCGGGCATCAACCCCCTATCAGCGGGTGGTAACCGGAAATCTTAAAACCATTTATGGGATTGCCACAGAAGAAAAGATTACGGCACCAAGTCTGATTGTAGTTGGAGAAGTCGTCACTAAAAGGGAAAAACTACAGTTCTTTGACACTAAACCCTTGTTTGGCAAAAACATTGTAGTGACCCGATCCCGGGAACAAAGCTCACAAATGTCTGAAAAGATTCGCGAACTGGGCGGAAATCCGATTGAGTATCCGACCATTAAAATTGTCCCGATCAACGAAGAACAATTGGATGATAAAATCCAGAAACTTAAAGACTATACCCATATTATTTTCACCAGTGTTAATGGGGTGGAAGTGTTCTTTGATGGAATGAACCGCTTAAGTAAGGATGCCAGAGCTTTTGGTGACATTCATATTACGGCTATCGGTGAAGGAACCAGAAAAGCCCTGTTAGAACGGGGTCTTGCAGCAGATTTTGTTCCAAAGAAATATGTCGGAGAAGAGCTGGTAGAAGGGTTGGCCCCACTGCTTGATAAAAGCTCTAAAGTTTTACTCCCGCGTTCTAAAAATGCTCGAATCTATGTGGCAGAGGAGCTTTCAAAAATCTGTAGTGTAGATGAGGTCCAGTCCTATGAAACTATCCGCGAGGATCTGGAAGATGTGGATATGGGAAGTCTTTTACAGACTGGCCAGGTTGATCTGATTACTTTTACCAGTTCGACAACGGTTGAGTATTTTCTGGAAAAAGCGGGCGCTGATAACCTGCCTTATATCAATCAGACAAAAACTGTATCGATTGGCCCCCAGACCTCTCAGAAATGTCTTGAACTGGGAATTAACGTAGGAATTGAAGCAGAAGTCTATACGATTAATGGGATGATTGATGCTATCCTGAAAGAAATTAAATAG
- a CDS encoding bifunctional precorrin-2 dehydrogenase/sirohydrochlorin ferrochelatase gives MIPLLFSLKNQRILVVGGGEIATRRVSTLLSEGGQVTCVSAEFSEELKGLTNEQLLLKQKKYERADLTDVTLVVAATASSKTNETVRLDCKSMGILCNRVDCHEDSDFIFPSTLRRGDLSISVCTEGASPTLTKKIVRELKTEYDESYERKVELLKNLRQIVLTQKQIDVNTREMLNQLADYTVSELEEKLDQYNKTL, from the coding sequence ATGATTCCACTGCTGTTTAGTCTTAAAAACCAGAGAATCCTGGTTGTTGGTGGTGGCGAAATTGCAACCCGACGGGTATCTACCTTGTTATCAGAAGGCGGTCAGGTGACCTGTGTCAGTGCTGAGTTCTCAGAAGAACTTAAAGGTTTGACCAATGAGCAACTGCTTTTGAAACAGAAAAAATATGAGCGGGCAGACCTCACCGATGTTACCCTGGTGGTGGCAGCTACAGCCAGCAGTAAAACCAATGAAACAGTCAGGCTGGATTGTAAAAGTATGGGTATTTTATGTAATCGGGTGGACTGTCACGAAGATTCAGATTTTATTTTCCCATCGACTTTAAGACGTGGGGATTTGTCAATTTCTGTTTGCACAGAAGGAGCCAGTCCCACCTTGACGAAAAAAATTGTCCGCGAATTAAAGACTGAATATGATGAAAGTTATGAACGAAAGGTCGAGCTGTTAAAAAATTTGCGTCAGATTGTTCTGACTCAGAAACAGATCGATGTCAATACCCGGGAAATGCTTAATCAGCTGGCGGATTACACCGTTTCAGAACTTGAAGAAAAACTTGATCAATACAATAAAACGCTATAG
- the hemA gene encoding glutamyl-tRNA reductase has translation MKLVVVGINHKDTPLEIREKGAFIRRTINEGIEQLLEKKPIKEVIILSTCNRSEIYVATSDPDQAVEILKDFYINEKSSLLKPYLFEKKEREALYHLYEVVTGLDSMILGEDQILGQAKDALEISQEQNGCGKYLTKMFREAVTFTKKVKTEYKISETPLSLSSTAIKHIKRTYPEDFGDKKILIIGSGKMGILALRYMKAEGFQNPYMTNRTYHHMDSCETIHENVQRVYYEDRYDLLEEMDVVISATASPHIILKAEKIAPRKKPLIVMDLALPRDIEEGVGDLPMVELLTIDHFKDIMDEKMAYRVEVAKKIEQEIHVEIEGLLSWITHAKVDNMVRDLNETSRNLAEETIEILLGKMSLDEKEEKFLAKIIRSKFREMVMPPIKQLKQLDSEEAILGIEKTVTYLFASDSEKKYDSTAV, from the coding sequence ATGAAACTGGTAGTTGTGGGCATTAATCATAAGGATACGCCCCTGGAAATACGGGAAAAAGGTGCATTTATCCGGCGCACCATTAATGAAGGAATTGAGCAATTGCTTGAAAAAAAGCCAATCAAAGAGGTCATTATTTTATCAACCTGTAATCGCAGTGAAATCTATGTGGCAACCTCAGACCCGGATCAGGCCGTTGAGATTTTAAAAGACTTTTATATTAATGAGAAATCCTCGCTTTTAAAACCCTATTTATTCGAAAAGAAAGAACGGGAAGCGCTTTATCATCTTTATGAGGTCGTAACGGGACTTGATTCGATGATTCTGGGTGAAGACCAGATTCTGGGCCAGGCTAAAGATGCTCTGGAGATTTCTCAGGAACAGAATGGCTGTGGAAAATATCTGACCAAGATGTTTCGGGAGGCGGTTACCTTTACCAAAAAAGTTAAAACTGAGTATAAAATCTCTGAAACGCCATTATCTCTGAGTTCTACTGCGATAAAACATATTAAAAGAACCTACCCGGAAGATTTTGGCGATAAAAAAATTCTGATTATCGGGTCAGGAAAAATGGGGATTTTAGCCCTTAGGTATATGAAAGCAGAAGGCTTTCAGAACCCCTATATGACCAATCGAACCTATCATCATATGGATAGCTGTGAGACAATACATGAAAATGTCCAGCGGGTTTATTATGAAGACCGTTATGATTTGCTTGAAGAAATGGATGTGGTGATTTCGGCTACGGCCTCGCCCCACATTATTTTAAAAGCTGAAAAAATAGCCCCCCGCAAAAAGCCGCTGATCGTAATGGACTTGGCCTTACCCCGGGATATTGAAGAAGGGGTTGGGGATTTGCCCATGGTCGAGCTTCTAACCATCGATCATTTTAAGGATATCATGGACGAGAAAATGGCTTACCGGGTTGAAGTGGCTAAAAAAATCGAGCAGGAAATCCATGTTGAAATTGAGGGGCTCTTGTCCTGGATCACCCACGCAAAAGTTGATAACATGGTCAGAGATCTTAACGAAACCTCCCGTAATCTGGCAGAAGAGACCATTGAAATTCTGCTTGGGAAAATGAGCCTTGACGAAAAGGAAGAAAAATTTCTGGCCAAGATCATTCGCTCAAAATTCAGAGAAATGGTAATGCCGCCGATTAAGCAGCTCAAGCAGCTGGACAGTGAAGAAGCGATTCTGGGGATCGAAAAAACCGTGACCTATCTGTTCGCATCAGATTCGGAAAAAAAGTATGATTCCACTGCTGTTTAG
- the cbiQ gene encoding cobalt ECF transporter T component CbiQ, with product MQQLIVISLAIMYILMIVVAVIKEKKTPHSHHHHRGHKHGEGFELDVHAFASHLKSWSPEFKVGLAVVLLLICIILDNPGVSIMILMATGYLTMIKGGLAVREYFSLMTIPLSFILLGTITIGIDFSWQPIDVYALHLGFFYINTSPEKIIEMLLMMLKVFAAVSALLMMSLTTPSSEIISVMRKAHVPSLIIELMNLIYRYIFILMDVFIKMKNSASSREGYCDYRTSLRTFGGIVGNMLIVSMKKASAYYTAMEARCYDGELLFLEDEKEIRGVQLLAAALLITGIFLVWWLTSF from the coding sequence ATGCAACAATTAATTGTAATCAGCCTGGCGATCATGTATATATTGATGATCGTGGTGGCTGTGATAAAAGAAAAGAAAACCCCTCACAGTCATCATCACCATCGTGGACATAAACACGGGGAAGGATTTGAGCTGGACGTGCATGCTTTTGCATCGCACCTGAAAAGTTGGAGTCCGGAATTTAAAGTCGGGCTGGCCGTTGTCCTGCTTTTAATCTGTATTATACTTGATAACCCCGGCGTTTCAATCATGATACTTATGGCAACAGGCTATTTGACGATGATTAAGGGTGGGCTAGCTGTTCGGGAATATTTTTCGCTGATGACAATTCCTTTGAGTTTTATTCTGTTAGGAACGATAACCATTGGGATTGATTTCTCCTGGCAGCCAATTGATGTGTATGCTCTTCATCTGGGCTTTTTTTATATCAATACTTCACCGGAAAAAATTATCGAAATGCTTTTAATGATGCTAAAGGTCTTTGCCGCCGTCTCAGCTCTTTTGATGATGTCCTTGACTACACCGTCTTCTGAAATTATTTCAGTGATGAGAAAAGCACATGTTCCAAGTCTGATTATCGAACTGATGAATTTGATCTATCGTTATATTTTTATTTTAATGGATGTCTTTATCAAGATGAAAAATTCGGCCAGCTCAAGGGAAGGCTACTGTGATTATCGGACGTCGCTGAGAACTTTTGGCGGAATAGTTGGAAATATGCTGATTGTTTCCATGAAAAAGGCCAGCGCTTATTATACCGCGATGGAAGCCCGGTGTTATGATGGTGAACTTTTGTTTCTGGAAGATGAAAAAGAGATTAGAGGCGTACAGCTTCTGGCAGCTGCTTTACTGATTACCGGGATTTTTCTGGTCTGGTGGCTGACAAGTTTTTAA
- a CDS encoding energy-coupling factor ABC transporter ATP-binding protein: protein MENEPILNVVDLAYTYGNGQVGLDGVNLTINEGEKIAVLGSNGAGKSTFFLNINGVLTPEKGGISYRGTLINKKNLKQLRKNIGIVFQDADNQIIASTVKAEVAFGPMNLKLPKEEVLSRVEEALSYMNILEYKDRPPHYLSGGEKKRVSIADIIAMKPEIIIFDEPTAALDPLNAQMLEEVLGKLSQEGKTMMISTHDVDFAYRWAERIVVFAEGKIIADGLPLDIFRDHEVLQKANLTKPMMLEVYETLVKNQVLEDDSEAPRSIEAFNALFKDCKIRNLEMVL, encoded by the coding sequence ATGGAAAACGAACCGATTTTAAATGTGGTTGATCTTGCATACACATATGGCAACGGACAGGTTGGTCTGGACGGGGTTAATCTTACAATCAACGAGGGAGAAAAGATCGCCGTTCTGGGCTCAAACGGAGCGGGAAAATCCACGTTTTTTTTGAACATCAATGGCGTCTTGACACCGGAAAAGGGTGGTATTTCCTATCGTGGAACATTGATCAATAAAAAAAACCTGAAGCAGCTGCGAAAGAATATCGGGATTGTTTTTCAGGATGCAGATAATCAGATTATCGCTTCAACAGTCAAAGCTGAAGTTGCTTTTGGACCGATGAATTTAAAACTTCCTAAGGAGGAAGTTTTAAGTCGGGTTGAAGAAGCGCTGAGCTATATGAATATATTGGAATATAAAGATCGGCCACCCCATTATTTAAGTGGTGGTGAAAAAAAACGGGTGTCAATTGCAGATATCATTGCAATGAAGCCGGAAATAATTATTTTCGACGAACCCACAGCTGCCTTGGATCCGCTGAATGCCCAAATGCTGGAAGAAGTGCTTGGAAAACTCAGTCAGGAAGGGAAAACCATGATGATTTCCACTCATGATGTGGATTTTGCCTATCGCTGGGCCGAGCGAATTGTTGTTTTCGCCGAAGGGAAAATTATTGCTGATGGTTTACCATTAGATATTTTTAGAGACCACGAAGTTTTGCAGAAAGCAAACCTGACTAAACCGATGATGCTGGAGGTTTATGAGACATTAGTCAAAAATCAGGTTTTGGAAGACGATTCAGAGGCACCTCGAAGCATCGAGGCATTTAATGCATTGTTTAAAGATTGTAAAATCAGAAATCTGGAAATGGTACTGTAG
- a CDS encoding cobalt transport protein CbiN, with the protein MTSANKRTILILLVIVFLIALVPLFLLQGAEFGGSDDAGSQVVSEITGTEYEPWFTPVMENWINGEIPGEVESLMFCLQTGIGVGVLFFFIGKFSERTKWEKKTGKKLSDYEKEE; encoded by the coding sequence ATGACATCGGCAAATAAAAGAACGATTCTGATTTTGTTGGTGATAGTGTTTTTAATTGCCCTGGTTCCTCTGTTTTTATTGCAGGGGGCTGAGTTTGGTGGATCTGATGATGCGGGCAGTCAGGTTGTTTCGGAAATTACCGGAACTGAGTATGAGCCCTGGTTTACACCGGTAATGGAAAATTGGATTAACGGTGAAATTCCAGGTGAAGTAGAAAGTCTGATGTTCTGTTTACAGACAGGCATTGGCGTAGGCGTTTTGTTTTTCTTCATTGGCAAGTTTTCTGAACGGACTAAATGGGAAAAGAAAACCGGGAAAAAATTGAGTGATTACGAAAAAGAAGAATAA
- a CDS encoding energy-coupling factor ABC transporter permease, translating to MSFKEKKIITMVGIFALFFGIYPVANAMHIMEGYLPVTYCVIWGALCLPFLVAGYLSIKKKVEVNRSAITMYAMAGAFIFILSSLKIPSVTGSCSHMTGTGLGAILFGPTAVSILGLIVLIFQAILLAHGGLTTLGANTFSMAIAGPFAAYGIYILCKRVKLNKHVTIFLAAALGDLFTYMVTSFQLAIAYPSEVGGVMASVAKFLAVFAPTQLPLAIIEGILTVVIMITLESYASNELMGLGVLERGEVQ from the coding sequence ATGTCTTTTAAAGAAAAGAAAATTATAACCATGGTGGGGATTTTTGCGCTATTTTTCGGGATTTATCCGGTAGCTAACGCAATGCACATCATGGAAGGCTATTTGCCTGTTACATATTGTGTGATATGGGGAGCTTTGTGTCTGCCATTTTTAGTGGCTGGTTATTTGTCAATTAAGAAAAAGGTTGAGGTTAATCGTTCTGCGATTACTATGTACGCGATGGCAGGGGCATTCATCTTTATTCTGTCATCCCTAAAGATTCCATCAGTAACCGGGAGCTGTTCGCATATGACAGGAACCGGCCTGGGGGCGATTTTATTTGGACCTACAGCAGTTTCTATTTTAGGCCTCATTGTCCTGATTTTTCAGGCGATTCTTCTGGCCCATGGTGGTTTGACAACACTGGGTGCTAATACCTTTTCAATGGCTATAGCCGGACCTTTTGCAGCATATGGTATCTATATTTTATGCAAAAGAGTAAAGTTAAATAAGCATGTAACAATTTTTCTGGCAGCAGCACTCGGCGATCTGTTTACCTACATGGTGACGAGCTTCCAATTGGCAATAGCTTATCCATCTGAAGTCGGTGGGGTGATGGCATCTGTAGCCAAGTTTTTGGCAGTCTTTGCACCGACTCAATTACCGCTTGCTATTATTGAAGGGATTTTGACTGTGGTCATTATGATTACTCTTGAATCTTATGCCTCCAATGAATTAATGGGGCTGGGAGTTTTGGAAAGAGGTGAAGTACAATGA
- a CDS encoding metal-dependent transcriptional regulator, with translation MGKNIKLSSAKEDYLKVMLTMSDQKEIHSCDVADALGVTRASVSHMMMVLTQDGLVSKQKYGKVCLTPEGKSRAMEISRRYDLLKGFLGGFLGVEAEVAARDACQIEHLVSLETLNKIEKQMQNRV, from the coding sequence ATGGGAAAAAATATCAAGTTGTCCTCAGCCAAGGAAGATTATCTGAAAGTAATGCTGACGATGTCCGATCAGAAGGAAATTCATTCTTGTGATGTAGCAGACGCTTTAGGAGTGACCCGCGCCAGTGTCAGCCATATGATGATGGTATTAACCCAAGACGGACTGGTGAGCAAGCAGAAATACGGGAAAGTCTGTTTGACGCCTGAAGGCAAGAGCAGGGCTATGGAAATTTCCAGAAGATATGATCTTTTAAAAGGTTTTTTAGGGGGGTTTTTGGGAGTTGAAGCGGAAGTAGCTGCAAGGGATGCCTGCCAGATAGAGCATCTGGTCAGTCTGGAAACTTTAAATAAAATTGAAAAACAAATGCAGAATCGTGTTTAA
- a CDS encoding type 1 glutamine amidotransferase, with translation MKFHYLQHVAFENPGIILEWIKENNHTVTHTRLDLNEELPEEQAFEALIVMGGPMNIYEEDQYPWLRAEKAFIKKAIDENKFVMGICLGAQLIADVIGGKVKRNRETEIGWFPIQARGENSDLLPGLNENPVVFHWHGDYFTDLPPEAVVFAQSDGCLHQGFVYRNNVFGFQFHLENTMQIINDLVENCGDEMIPGPFVQSPEQVLGQTELIKSNNRIMKAFLTGVFKD, from the coding sequence ATGAAATTTCATTATCTGCAGCACGTGGCCTTTGAAAATCCCGGGATTATCCTTGAGTGGATTAAAGAAAATAATCATACCGTGACCCACACCCGTCTGGATTTAAATGAAGAGCTGCCGGAAGAACAGGCATTTGAAGCTCTGATTGTAATGGGCGGTCCAATGAATATCTATGAGGAAGACCAGTATCCCTGGCTTAGAGCGGAAAAAGCTTTTATTAAAAAAGCGATTGATGAAAATAAATTTGTAATGGGAATCTGTCTTGGGGCCCAGCTGATTGCTGATGTGATTGGCGGCAAGGTTAAAAGAAACAGAGAAACGGAGATTGGCTGGTTTCCCATCCAGGCAAGAGGTGAAAATAGTGACCTTCTGCCTGGATTAAACGAAAATCCGGTGGTTTTTCACTGGCATGGCGATTACTTCACTGACTTACCCCCAGAGGCTGTTGTTTTTGCTCAAAGTGATGGCTGTCTGCATCAGGGTTTTGTCTATAGAAATAATGTTTTTGGTTTTCAGTTCCACCTGGAAAATACAATGCAGATTATTAACGATCTGGTTGAAAACTGCGGAGATGAAATGATTCCGGGGCCCTTTGTCCAGAGTCCGGAACAAGTCCTTGGTCAGACGGAGCTAATAAAAAGTAATAATCGCATTATGAAAGCTTTTTTAACTGGAGTTTTTAAGGATTAA
- the cbiT gene encoding precorrin-6Y C5,15-methyltransferase (decarboxylating) subunit CbiT yields the protein MSKIAGYKDEEYIRGKAPMTKREIRILTISLLGIEETNTVVDIGAGTGGLTMEAAYAAGQGKVYAVEAKESALELIKKNQEKFAAGHVEIIAGKAPAVLGQITEPVDRVIIGGSGGNLGELLDWCLENVRANGRVIANFVTLENAAQAVSLMNKKFKNVEMIQVGISRGEGIGGLTMLKAANPIFIITGDL from the coding sequence ATGAGTAAAATAGCAGGTTATAAAGACGAAGAATATATTCGCGGTAAGGCTCCAATGACAAAGCGGGAGATTCGGATACTGACAATTTCTCTTTTGGGGATTGAAGAAACCAATACCGTGGTGGATATTGGAGCTGGAACCGGAGGACTGACCATGGAAGCCGCTTATGCTGCTGGCCAGGGCAAAGTCTACGCGGTGGAAGCGAAAGAATCAGCGCTAGAGCTGATTAAAAAGAATCAGGAAAAATTTGCTGCTGGTCATGTTGAAATTATCGCAGGGAAAGCACCGGCAGTCCTTGGTCAAATTACCGAACCGGTAGACCGGGTAATCATTGGTGGATCTGGTGGTAACCTTGGTGAATTGCTGGACTGGTGTCTTGAAAATGTGCGGGCAAATGGTCGAGTCATAGCTAATTTTGTGACCCTGGAGAATGCGGCGCAAGCAGTTTCTCTGATGAATAAGAAATTTAAAAATGTGGAGATGATTCAGGTGGGTATCAGTCGCGGAGAAGGTATAGGTGGTCTGACCATGTTAAAAGCGGCCAATCCGATTTTTATCATTACTGGGGATTTATAA
- the cbiE gene encoding precorrin-6y C5,15-methyltransferase (decarboxylating) subunit CbiE has protein sequence MYQLKIIGLGPGHPDYILPIAKKEIEEAQVILCGRRHTESFSTEGKEILYIGEGISLSALMDRVVSVYQSKKTALVVSGDTGFYSLLTYAKKRVPEDEIVSIPGISSMQYFFAKLNRSWERARLASLHGRTFDLLESLENNTVLGLLTDKEQNTAFIGNKLSEMGFDQCILYVGEDLSYPTEKITRLTVEEAKTFKEEGLAVVVIINE, from the coding sequence ATGTATCAATTGAAAATTATTGGTCTGGGACCGGGTCATCCGGATTATATTTTGCCGATCGCTAAAAAAGAAATAGAAGAAGCTCAAGTTATTCTTTGTGGGAGACGCCATACGGAAAGTTTTTCTACAGAAGGCAAAGAGATTTTATATATTGGCGAAGGGATTTCTCTAAGTGCGTTAATGGATCGGGTTGTTTCGGTTTATCAGAGTAAAAAAACGGCCCTGGTGGTATCTGGAGATACGGGTTTCTATAGTCTCCTGACTTACGCAAAAAAGAGGGTTCCGGAGGATGAGATTGTCTCAATTCCCGGGATCAGTTCGATGCAGTATTTTTTTGCCAAGTTAAACAGAAGCTGGGAGCGTGCCAGATTGGCTAGTCTTCATGGGCGTACTTTTGATCTTTTGGAGTCGCTTGAAAACAATACAGTCTTGGGGCTTTTAACCGATAAGGAACAGAATACTGCTTTTATTGGGAATAAGCTTAGTGAAATGGGATTTGACCAGTGTATTTTGTATGTGGGAGAGGACTTGTCTTATCCGACCGAAAAAATAACGCGATTAACAGTCGAAGAAGCAAAAACTTTTAAAGAAGAAGGACTGGCAGTGGTGGTGATTATTAATGAGTAA